A region from the Halobacillus mangrovi genome encodes:
- a CDS encoding urease subunit beta, which produces MIPGEFLLKKEPILCNEGMTTNRVDVLNRGDRPVQIGSHFHFFEVNPYLEFDREQSFGKHLNIPAGTAVRFEPGDKKEVELVSFSGERKIYGLNNRVNGSADV; this is translated from the coding sequence ATGATACCAGGTGAATTTTTATTAAAAAAAGAACCCATTCTTTGTAATGAAGGAATGACAACGAATAGAGTCGACGTTTTGAACCGAGGCGATCGTCCTGTGCAAATCGGATCGCATTTTCACTTTTTTGAAGTCAATCCCTATCTGGAATTTGATAGAGAGCAGTCTTTCGGGAAACATTTGAATATCCCGGCAGGCACAGCAGTTCGGTTTGAACCGGGGGATAAAAAAGAGGTAGAGCTCGTGTCCTTTTCAGGAGAAAGGAAAATTTACGGGCTAAATAATCGCGTAAATGGGAGTGCCGATGTATGA